The following are from one region of the Ruficoccus sp. ZRK36 genome:
- a CDS encoding ATP-binding protein, whose protein sequence is MKATLLKRLFASVQAGSDLDLKAVCRAIVADEKRLGHTKLAEDLERKLAKADAKQSAPIRKLAPLPSTRRDSAPLVQVLEHDQLRHHMVLPDTIEQRFFRIEKEYAARTRLSKFGLRARQRILFYGPPGCGKSLGAERIAWATGLPLHKVRFDTLISSYFGETASNLGKIFEAAEAQPCALFLDECDTIARARGAHNDVGEVSRVVNMLLQLLEDYRGDGLVIAATNHYEALDQAIYRRFDEAVEIPMPGIIEIARLLEQSLSALKVSKKLHLEHFAASLDGFSFSEVERIAQNAAKRSVMANRKEVALEDLESAAQDVKRHF, encoded by the coding sequence ATGAAAGCCACTCTCCTCAAACGCCTTTTCGCCAGTGTCCAAGCCGGTTCCGACTTGGACTTGAAGGCGGTATGTCGTGCTATTGTGGCAGACGAGAAGCGTCTAGGGCACACGAAACTAGCCGAAGACCTTGAGCGTAAACTCGCCAAAGCAGATGCCAAGCAGTCAGCACCGATTCGCAAGCTTGCTCCCTTGCCCTCAACCCGCCGAGATTCAGCTCCTCTAGTCCAGGTACTGGAGCATGATCAGTTACGGCATCACATGGTTCTTCCAGACACGATTGAGCAACGTTTTTTTCGCATAGAAAAGGAGTATGCCGCTCGTACTCGATTGTCGAAGTTTGGCTTGAGGGCACGCCAACGCATCCTCTTCTACGGCCCTCCCGGCTGTGGGAAAAGCTTGGGGGCCGAACGAATTGCTTGGGCAACAGGACTCCCTCTCCACAAAGTGCGCTTTGACACCTTAATCTCGTCATACTTTGGAGAGACCGCATCCAATCTAGGCAAAATTTTCGAGGCAGCAGAAGCACAGCCCTGCGCTCTCTTTTTGGATGAATGCGATACGATTGCCCGTGCACGGGGTGCCCATAATGACGTTGGCGAAGTCTCCCGCGTTGTTAATATGCTGCTGCAGCTACTAGAGGACTATCGTGGCGATGGACTGGTTATTGCTGCAACAAACCATTATGAGGCTCTGGATCAGGCAATATATCGTCGATTTGACGAAGCTGTCGAAATCCCAATGCCTGGGATCATCGAGATCGCACGTTTGCTTGAACAAAGCTTGTCCGCATTGAAGGTATCAAAAAAGCTCCATCTGGAGCATTTCGCGGCTAGTTTAGATGGTTTCAGTTTCAGTGAAGTTGAGCGTATTGCTCAGAACGCTGCGAAGCGCTCAGTTATGGCAAACCGTAAAGAGGTAGCCTTGGAAGATCTAGAATCAGCAGCTCAGGACGTGAAACGACATTTTTAA